GTGCAAACTTGTGGATAACCATAGTGAAAAGGGTCTGATAACCGGTAGTTATCCCAAGAATAACCCTTGCTGCTTTTTTCAGCTGTGCATAACTCGCCATTTCGATCCCAGCTTATACGGATCAGGATCACCGATCATTCACAGCAAACGATCCTCAATAACCGCCTGATCTGTGGAAGAAACCAGAGCTTATCCACAGAAACGCGGGATCCTAATAAGAGATCTAACAAAGAGATCCTTTAAAGAATAAAGATCTTACTTTTAACTACCCGACGATCCCGGCGCTTTCGTCATGCCACGAATTTGAGTAGAATCCACGCCCCAGGGCAATGATCCCTGATCGAACACTAACGAGGTATCTCCCCATGTTTTATCCCGATCCTTTTGACGTCATCGTCATCGGCGGCGGTCATGCAGGCACCGAAGCCGCAATGGCCGCAGCCCGCATGGGTCAACAAACGCTGCTGTTAACCCATAACATCGACACGCTGGGACAAATGTCCTGCAATCCGGCGATCGGCGGCATCGGAAAGGGACATCTGGTGAAAGAAGTGGATGCGATGGGCGGCCTGATGGCAAGCGCGATCGATCGCGCCGGCATCCAGTTTAGGATACTAAACGCAAGCAAAGGCCCTGCGGTGCGTGCCACTCGCGCTCAGGCCGATCGCGTGCTGTATCGTCAGGCGATCCGCACCGCGCTGGAAAACCAGCCAAACCTGATGATCTTCCAGCAGGCGGTCGAGGATCTGATCGTCGAAAACGATCGTGTGGTCGGCGCCATGACCCAGATGGGGCTGAAATTTCGCGCCCGCGCCGTGGTGCTGACGGTTGGCACCTTCCTTGACGGCAAAATTCATATCGGTCTCGATAACTACAGCGGCGGCCGCGCAGGCGATCCGCCCTCCATTCCGCTGGCGCGCCGTTTGCGCGAATTGCCGCTGCGCGTCAGCCGTCTGAAAACCGGTACCCCGCCGCGTATTGATGCCCGCACCATCGATTTCAGCGTGCTGGCGCCGCAGTACGGCGACGACCCGATGCCGGTCTTCTCGTTTATGGGCGATGCGTCGCAGCATCCGCAACAGGTTCCCTGCTACATCACCCATACCAACGAGCAGACGCACGAGGTGATCCGCAATAACCTCGATCGCAGCCCGATGTACGCCGGCGTGATCGAAGGGATCGGCCCGCGCTACTGCCCGTCGATCGAAGATAAAGTGATGCGCTTCGCCGATCGCAATGCGCATCAGATCTTCCTTGAGCCGGAAGGGCTGACCAGCAACGAAATTTATCCGAACGGTATCTCTACCAGCCTGCCGTTTGACGTACAGATGCAGATCGTGCGTTCGATGAAAGGGATGGAAAACGCGAAAATCGTGCGTCCGGGCTACGCCATTGAGTACGATTTCTTCGATCCGCGCGATTTGAAGCCGACGCTGGAAAGCAAATTTATTCAGGGTCTGTTCTTCGCCGGCCAGATCAACGGCACCACCGGTTACGAAGAAGCAGCGGCGCAGGGCATGCTGGCGGGTCTGAACGCCGGACGCCTCTCCGCAGAGAAAGAGACCTGGGCGCCGCGCCGCGATCAGGCTTACCTTGGCGTGTTGGTTGACGATCTCTGTACGCTGGGCACCAAAGAGCCCTACCGCATGTTTACCTCGCGTGCGGAATATCGCCTGATGCTGCGTGAAGACAACGCCGACCTGCGTCTGACCGAGACCGCGCGCGAGCTGGGTCTGGTCGACGATGCGCGCTGGGCGCGCTTCAACCAGAAGCTGGAAAGCATTGAGCAGGAGCGCCAGCGTCTGCGCGAGATGCACGTTCATCCGAAATCGGTGGATGTCGAGCGCGTCAACGCCGCGCTAAGCACCCCGCTGACCAAAGAGGCAAGCGGGGAAGATCTGCTGCGTCGTCCGGAGATGACCTACGCGCGTCTGATGTCGCTGCAGGGCTTTGGTCCGGCGCTTAGCGACGAGCAGGCTGCCGAACAGGTGGAAATTCAGGTTAAGTATGAAGGTTACATTGCGCGCCAGCAGGAAGAGATCGATCGCCAGCAGCGCAATGAGAATACCCTGCTGCCGGTAGATCTTGACTATCGCAACGTCAACGGCCTGTCGAATGAAGTGATCGCCAAGCTGAACGATCATAAACCTACATCGATCGGCCAGGCGTCGCGCATTTCAGGCATTACGCCTGCCGCTATCTCTATTTTGCTGATTTACCTGAAAAAACAGGGGCTGCTGCGTAAAAGCGCCTGATCATAAGGCGGGAAAACCGCCCCGTCCGGCAGTCGAAGCCGCGTTGTTTTCGGCTGCCGGATGTGCTGTCGTTTTTATCGCACCGGACGCTGTTTCGCCTTTAGCTACTGGAATATGCCGTGATTAATAAACT
This DNA window, taken from Mixta gaviniae, encodes the following:
- the mnmG gene encoding tRNA uridine-5-carboxymethylaminomethyl(34) synthesis enzyme MnmG, with product MFYPDPFDVIVIGGGHAGTEAAMAAARMGQQTLLLTHNIDTLGQMSCNPAIGGIGKGHLVKEVDAMGGLMASAIDRAGIQFRILNASKGPAVRATRAQADRVLYRQAIRTALENQPNLMIFQQAVEDLIVENDRVVGAMTQMGLKFRARAVVLTVGTFLDGKIHIGLDNYSGGRAGDPPSIPLARRLRELPLRVSRLKTGTPPRIDARTIDFSVLAPQYGDDPMPVFSFMGDASQHPQQVPCYITHTNEQTHEVIRNNLDRSPMYAGVIEGIGPRYCPSIEDKVMRFADRNAHQIFLEPEGLTSNEIYPNGISTSLPFDVQMQIVRSMKGMENAKIVRPGYAIEYDFFDPRDLKPTLESKFIQGLFFAGQINGTTGYEEAAAQGMLAGLNAGRLSAEKETWAPRRDQAYLGVLVDDLCTLGTKEPYRMFTSRAEYRLMLREDNADLRLTETARELGLVDDARWARFNQKLESIEQERQRLREMHVHPKSVDVERVNAALSTPLTKEASGEDLLRRPEMTYARLMSLQGFGPALSDEQAAEQVEIQVKYEGYIARQQEEIDRQQRNENTLLPVDLDYRNVNGLSNEVIAKLNDHKPTSIGQASRISGITPAAISILLIYLKKQGLLRKSA